A genomic stretch from Candidatus Palauibacter scopulicola includes:
- a CDS encoding type II toxin-antitoxin system RelB/DinJ family antitoxin, with protein sequence MKTNSSMLHVRMDTEMKRKATAALAAMGLTASEAVRLFFHRIAVDQAFPLELKVPNTETRRAMAESEEMMRRGTARFASADEMFAELEEAGSP encoded by the coding sequence ATGAAGACGAACAGTTCGATGCTCCATGTCCGGATGGACACGGAGATGAAGCGGAAGGCGACGGCGGCACTCGCCGCCATGGGGCTAACCGCCTCGGAGGCGGTGCGGCTGTTCTTCCACCGAATCGCGGTCGATCAGGCCTTCCCCCTTGAACTGAAGGTGCCGAACACCGAGACCCGACGGGCGATGGCCGAATCGGAGGAAATGATGAGGCGGGGGACGGCCAGATTCGCCAGCGCGGACGAGATGTTTGCCGAGCTTGAAGAAGCCGGCAGCCCGTAA